A single genomic interval of candidate division WOR-3 bacterium harbors:
- a CDS encoding glutamate mutase L gives MEKTKFNKEKITRILATDCGSTTTKAILIEKRGDEYRLIVRGEAPTTVEAPFEDVTKGVLNSVMEVEELSGVKLVKGDGIFKPKAGEKEGTDIYISTSSAGGGLQMMVAGVVLTMTGESAARAALGAGAIVMDVIASNDGRLPHEKIERIRTLRPDMILLSGGVDGGTISHVVELAELIAAADPKPRFGIGYNLPVIYAGNKDARELVLKTLKDKTSLVIVENIRPVLERENLGPARHKIHDLFMEHVMAHAPGYRKLMEWTDVPIMPTPGAVGLLIENIGKSQGIAVLGVDIGGATTDVFSVFQGIFNRTVSANLGMSYSVSNVLAEAGEENIIRWLPIEIPASEVRNRIRNKMIRPTTIPSTLEDLKLEQAIAREALRLALEHHKSMAVGLKGIQQERTISDAFAQARTGETLVNMMELALIVGSGGALSHAPRRSQAALMLLDAFQPEGVTRLTVDSIFMMPHLGVLTEVHPEAAQEVFEKDCLIHLGTSIAPKGQGKEGKPCVAVRVLRSTGEQLEVKVNYGDIKCLPLPVGESARAIIVPERGFDVGAGPGKTVDAKVEGGLSGVIIDCRGRPLVLPEDDNLRRQVLNKWAGQINAYPA, from the coding sequence ATGGAAAAAACAAAGTTTAACAAGGAAAAAATCACCCGTATCCTTGCCACCGACTGCGGCTCAACAACTACCAAAGCGATTCTGATTGAGAAGCGGGGTGATGAGTACCGGTTGATTGTCCGCGGTGAAGCACCGACAACAGTGGAGGCGCCTTTTGAGGATGTTACTAAAGGGGTGCTCAATTCAGTTATGGAGGTCGAAGAACTCTCCGGCGTCAAACTGGTTAAAGGTGATGGCATCTTTAAACCGAAGGCAGGTGAAAAAGAAGGCACCGATATTTATATCTCCACATCCTCAGCCGGCGGCGGTTTACAGATGATGGTTGCCGGTGTTGTTCTCACAATGACTGGCGAAAGTGCTGCCCGTGCCGCGCTCGGTGCCGGTGCAATTGTAATGGATGTCATCGCCTCCAATGACGGTAGACTGCCCCATGAGAAGATTGAACGCATCCGCACCCTGCGCCCGGATATGATTTTGTTATCTGGTGGTGTTGATGGCGGCACTATTTCCCATGTTGTTGAACTCGCCGAGCTGATCGCCGCTGCTGACCCGAAGCCGCGGTTTGGCATTGGTTATAATCTGCCAGTGATTTACGCCGGTAACAAAGACGCGCGGGAGTTAGTTTTAAAAACCCTGAAAGACAAGACGAGCCTGGTTATTGTGGAAAACATCCGCCCCGTTCTTGAAAGGGAAAACCTAGGACCCGCCCGACATAAGATCCACGACCTCTTTATGGAGCATGTGATGGCTCATGCCCCCGGGTACAGGAAACTTATGGAATGGACCGATGTTCCGATTATGCCCACACCAGGTGCAGTTGGGCTTCTAATTGAAAACATCGGCAAGAGTCAGGGTATCGCTGTTCTTGGAGTTGACATTGGCGGCGCCACAACCGATGTTTTTAGTGTATTTCAAGGCATTTTTAACCGCACGGTCTCGGCAAACTTAGGGATGTCATACTCAGTATCAAATGTCCTTGCTGAAGCGGGTGAAGAAAACATCATCCGCTGGCTACCGATTGAGATCCCGGCAAGTGAGGTCCGCAACCGCATCCGTAACAAGATGATTCGTCCGACGACGATACCTTCCACCCTTGAAGACCTAAAACTCGAACAGGCAATTGCCCGCGAGGCGCTGCGCCTCGCCCTTGAACACCATAAATCAATGGCCGTTGGATTGAAAGGAATCCAGCAGGAGCGAACCATCTCTGATGCCTTTGCCCAGGCTCGAACCGGTGAGACTTTAGTCAATATGATGGAACTTGCCCTGATTGTCGGCTCTGGCGGTGCCCTCTCTCATGCCCCACGTCGATCACAGGCAGCACTGATGCTCCTTGACGCATTTCAGCCCGAAGGTGTTACCCGCCTGACTGTTGACTCCATCTTTATGATGCCACATCTTGGTGTTTTAACCGAGGTTCATCCTGAGGCGGCACAGGAGGTATTTGAAAAGGACTGCCTGATTCATCTGGGTACCAGCATTGCCCCAAAAGGACAGGGAAAAGAGGGAAAACCCTGCGTGGCTGTCCGGGTTTTAAGGTCAACCGGGGAGCAGTTAGAGGTTAAGGTTAACTACGGCGATATCAAATGTCTGCCATTGCCTGTTGGTGAATCTGCCCGTGCAATAATAGTTCCGGAACGGGGTTTTGATGTTGGCGCTGGCCCTGGCAAGACAGTTGATGCTAAGGTTGAAGGCGGACTGTCCGGAGTGATAATTGATTGCCGCGGGCGTCCTCTTGTTTTACCTGAAGATGATAACCTCCGGCGTCAGGTTTTAAATAAATGGGCTGGGCAGATTAATGCCTATCCTGCTTAA
- a CDS encoding NUDIX hydrolase: MRYRQPKLAVDCIVLVDNKVVLIRRKNKPKGWALPGGFVNYGESVEQAVRREIKEETGLTLVDLRQFRVYSDPKRDPRWHCVSVVFVAKGRGRLLAGDDASDFMLVDLDEVEEIKLAFDHQKILRDFRQAVKQDRH; encoded by the coding sequence ATGAGATATCGGCAACCAAAACTGGCGGTTGACTGTATTGTTCTTGTTGACAATAAAGTAGTGTTGATTAGGCGGAAAAATAAGCCCAAAGGTTGGGCTTTGCCAGGCGGGTTTGTAAACTATGGCGAGAGTGTTGAACAGGCGGTAAGACGGGAGATAAAGGAAGAAACCGGGTTAACCCTTGTGGATTTGCGTCAGTTTCGGGTCTATTCAGACCCGAAGCGTGATCCAAGATGGCACTGCGTTTCGGTTGTGTTTGTTGCGAAAGGAAGAGGTAGGTTGCTCGCGGGGGATGATGCCAGCGATTTTATGTTGGTGGATTTGGATGAGGTAGAGGAAATTAAATTGGCATTTGACCACCAGAAAATTCTTCGGGATTTTCGCCAGGCTGTTAAGCAGGATAGGCATTAA
- the rfbD gene encoding dTDP-4-dehydrorhamnose reductase produces the protein MKCLVTGARGLLGSELVQYLRKEGNELIAWDLPDNDVTDIERSINEIHRVKPDVIFHLAAWTDVDGCEENPAKATMVNFQGTWAVALGAAELGCKMVYISTDYVFDGKTKRPYRENDKPNPISVYGRSKFMGEQAVIKNCPRRFIVRTSWLFGRYGRNFVDTIRQKAQMESRIFVVSDQTGSPTYARDLCAPLLTIASSEYYGIYHLTNSGQCSWFEFAREVIRLIKADCEVVPIGSIECGRKAPRPEFSVLDNYNYRKRFGAVLRPWQEALRSYLDEISATKTGG, from the coding sequence ATGAAGTGTCTTGTTACCGGTGCGCGCGGGCTTTTGGGTTCGGAACTGGTTCAGTATTTAAGAAAAGAGGGTAATGAGTTGATTGCCTGGGATTTGCCTGACAATGATGTTACTGATATTGAAAGGTCTATTAACGAGATTCACAGGGTTAAACCGGATGTCATCTTTCATCTTGCCGCCTGGACCGATGTTGACGGTTGTGAGGAAAATCCGGCAAAGGCGACGATGGTGAATTTTCAGGGGACCTGGGCAGTGGCGTTAGGAGCGGCAGAGTTAGGTTGCAAGATGGTTTATATCTCTACTGATTATGTGTTTGATGGTAAGACAAAGAGACCCTACCGGGAAAATGATAAGCCCAATCCCATATCGGTTTACGGTAGAAGTAAATTTATGGGCGAGCAGGCGGTTATCAAAAACTGCCCGCGGCGGTTCATTGTGCGCACCTCCTGGCTTTTTGGGAGATACGGCAGGAATTTTGTTGATACCATCAGGCAGAAGGCGCAAATGGAGTCAAGGATTTTTGTGGTAAGTGACCAGACCGGTTCGCCCACCTATGCAAGGGATTTGTGTGCACCGCTTTTGACAATTGCCTCTTCTGAGTATTATGGAATTTATCATCTGACAAATTCTGGTCAGTGCTCGTGGTTTGAATTTGCGCGAGAGGTTATTCGCCTGATTAAGGCGGATTGCGAGGTGGTGCCGATTGGAAGTATTGAATGCGGTCGTAAGGCACCAAGACCGGAATTTTCGGTTCTTGATAATTATAATTACCGAAAAAGGTTTGGCGCTGTTTTAAGACCTTGGCAGGAGGCATTAAGGAGCTATTTAGATGAGATATCGGCAACCAAAACTGGCGGTTGA
- a CDS encoding FlgD immunoglobulin-like domain containing protein, with protein MKVSTVVCFTLISVALAADQGVIIQGWTPEEAFGLDWGNGDRIKDELWNDCYLAYELFCSRPGIDTNPSKIHLLWADGQDYGRKGPRYDPWERLEIRTITDDSACIQTIESTFAKLAQEMAPADTLFCYTAGHGDHDYKEKYFGYLASHFSIQVRPIRRDTGVDLWDTTFGRIANSLNCNRVFIMNQCFGGGFIDDLSDSLTYIICASAAGRKAYSADNDSKYGSPVPEHEIVQGDTFHHLEFSFHFLNALRGKVPWPPGSSDSLHPARADYNHDGNVSWEEAFIYADSFDSQQDKPVMHTPSSFWRVLSSIPGTKKARVGTAIASVPMTVGNETLEVLFVLKGKTNEFWAYYPDCDSWAAKETLPWELSGRKKKWDNGATLVAGQDGKLYATRGRCLEFWCYDPGTGVWELMPSVPYGPSGKVLKYGTATAAVTIGDTSYIYLVKGTKTREMYRLCIPYNSSHTWEVLADVPPGPNNRPLRQGSCMAWDRGDTIFLLKGYYNEFWAYSLSTSTWHQRAYLPYWSSRGSTGKAKDGSGMVVIGDKVYVLRGKSDPPEVWCYLQDLNGWSPLPAMVAGPSGQTRCDGGMTSAEGFLWVLRGKNSNDFYRLTPKRYIQLEPSPQPEPTPSPCEIPVVLGVDLGGPRWSPSVEWVVFSRPDSNGNLQIWMAQTDSNDERQLTSLSGDCEYPVWSPDESRIAFQFTPLTSPYSQIGVVDTSGMVSFLTTDSCDKEYPDWSPDGALIAYQADDTSGFTQIYTISANDGARTQWTSEPVDHEKPKFSSTGSIIYQREGTNGFSQIYRLDLSSAQENQLTFSDADHENPAVAVDAGLVVFEVSDANGFSQIGIVSVGGGAEQILTSGEYDFTDPSISDDGATIHCVRWGTTGSAICLVNSDGGYELLTDDEVDRENPHTTSVVAFSPAAIYVRPDGVYRTGIQQRSGSQSAGGTAINLGQALPNPARERVRIKYSLPEETEINLKVYNSAGQLMRTLVSGRAKPGQYSTVWDGKDTKGERAGAGVYFYQLETEGRRLSQKLVLTE; from the coding sequence CCCAGAGGAGGCTTTTGGACTGGACTGGGGTAATGGTGACAGAATCAAGGATGAACTCTGGAACGACTGCTATCTTGCCTATGAACTATTCTGCTCCAGACCCGGGATTGACACAAATCCCAGCAAGATACATCTACTATGGGCAGATGGGCAGGATTATGGAAGGAAGGGACCAAGGTATGACCCATGGGAAAGGCTGGAAATTCGGACAATCACCGATGATTCTGCCTGCATTCAGACGATTGAAAGCACTTTTGCGAAACTGGCTCAGGAGATGGCGCCAGCGGATACGCTCTTCTGCTATACTGCAGGGCATGGTGACCACGATTATAAAGAGAAGTATTTTGGATATCTGGCATCCCACTTTTCAATTCAGGTCAGACCGATAAGAAGGGATACCGGTGTTGACCTCTGGGATACGACCTTTGGACGCATCGCCAATTCTCTGAACTGTAACCGGGTGTTTATAATGAATCAGTGTTTTGGCGGTGGTTTTATTGATGACCTGTCCGACAGTTTAACATATATTATCTGTGCATCCGCAGCAGGGAGAAAGGCATATTCTGCGGATAATGATTCAAAATATGGTTCGCCAGTTCCTGAGCATGAAATTGTTCAGGGTGACACCTTCCATCACTTAGAGTTCTCATTTCATTTCTTGAACGCCCTCCGGGGTAAGGTGCCCTGGCCACCGGGAAGTAGCGATTCACTTCACCCAGCCCGTGCTGATTACAATCACGACGGCAATGTCAGCTGGGAGGAGGCGTTTATTTATGCCGATTCATTTGATTCGCAGCAAGACAAACCGGTAATGCACACACCCAGTTCATTCTGGCGCGTCCTCTCAAGCATTCCCGGGACAAAAAAAGCCCGTGTTGGGACTGCAATTGCTTCAGTTCCAATGACTGTCGGTAACGAGACGCTTGAGGTGCTTTTTGTCCTGAAGGGAAAGACAAACGAATTCTGGGCATATTATCCTGATTGTGATTCCTGGGCTGCTAAAGAGACACTCCCATGGGAGCTGAGTGGCCGAAAGAAGAAGTGGGATAATGGTGCCACGCTTGTTGCCGGTCAAGATGGCAAACTTTATGCCACAAGAGGAAGGTGTCTGGAATTCTGGTGCTATGACCCAGGGACAGGTGTGTGGGAATTAATGCCATCTGTCCCTTATGGACCAAGTGGAAAGGTCCTTAAGTATGGCACAGCGACTGCTGCGGTTACCATCGGTGACACTTCTTATATTTATCTTGTCAAGGGTACCAAAACTCGCGAGATGTATCGGTTGTGTATACCATATAATTCCTCCCATACCTGGGAAGTGCTGGCAGATGTCCCACCAGGTCCTAATAATAGGCCTTTACGGCAAGGTTCGTGTATGGCGTGGGACCGTGGCGACACTATTTTTCTTCTGAAAGGGTATTATAACGAGTTTTGGGCTTATTCGCTTTCAACCAGCACCTGGCACCAGCGCGCCTACCTGCCATACTGGTCATCAAGGGGTTCAACTGGGAAGGCAAAAGACGGGTCAGGTATGGTGGTAATAGGTGACAAGGTTTATGTTCTTAGAGGAAAATCAGACCCTCCAGAGGTATGGTGTTATTTGCAGGACTTAAATGGCTGGAGCCCGTTGCCGGCGATGGTTGCCGGTCCAAGTGGCCAGACAAGATGTGACGGGGGTATGACCAGTGCAGAAGGTTTCCTCTGGGTGCTCCGGGGCAAAAACTCAAATGATTTCTACCGGCTGACCCCAAAGCGTTACATACAACTCGAACCGTCGCCCCAGCCCGAACCCACACCAAGTCCGTGCGAAATACCCGTGGTACTGGGAGTAGACCTTGGTGGGCCCCGCTGGAGCCCTTCGGTTGAGTGGGTGGTATTTTCCAGACCGGATAGCAATGGCAATCTGCAGATATGGATGGCGCAGACCGATAGCAATGATGAGAGGCAGTTAACCAGCCTGAGCGGGGACTGCGAATACCCGGTCTGGTCCCCGGATGAAAGCAGAATCGCCTTTCAGTTCACACCATTAACTTCACCTTACAGCCAGATAGGTGTGGTTGATACTTCAGGGATGGTGTCATTTCTAACTACTGACAGTTGTGATAAGGAGTATCCGGACTGGTCTCCGGATGGAGCGCTCATTGCATATCAGGCAGATGATACCAGCGGGTTCACCCAGATTTATACCATTTCCGCAAATGACGGCGCACGAACACAGTGGACAAGTGAGCCGGTTGACCACGAAAAGCCTAAATTCTCCTCAACCGGTAGTATCATTTACCAGCGTGAGGGAACAAATGGTTTCAGTCAGATATACCGGCTGGACCTCAGTAGTGCTCAAGAGAATCAACTGACATTCTCTGATGCCGACCATGAGAATCCTGCGGTTGCGGTAGATGCCGGGCTGGTCGTGTTTGAGGTTAGTGATGCTAATGGATTCTCCCAGATTGGCATTGTCTCTGTTGGCGGTGGGGCAGAACAAATCCTGACCAGCGGCGAGTATGACTTCACTGACCCGTCAATAAGTGATGATGGTGCGACCATCCATTGTGTCCGATGGGGCACAACCGGCAGTGCCATCTGTCTTGTGAATTCAGACGGCGGGTATGAACTGCTAACCGACGATGAGGTTGACAGAGAAAACCCGCATACCACCTCAGTTGTTGCCTTCTCACCCGCAGCAATCTATGTCCGACCAGACGGCGTTTACCGCACTGGCATTCAGCAACGAAGTGGAAGTCAGAGTGCCGGAGGCACTGCTATTAACCTTGGGCAGGCGCTGCCCAACCCAGCAAGAGAGCGGGTGCGGATAAAATATTCTCTGCCTGAGGAGACAGAAATAAACCTGAAGGTCTATAACAGTGCGGGTCAACTAATGAGAACCCTTGTGAGCGGCAGGGCAAAGCCGGGTCAATATTCCACGGTCTGGGATGGGAAGGACACAAAGGGAGAAAGAGCAGGTGCGGGTGTTTACTTCTATCAACTTGAGACCGAAGGTAGGCGCTTGAGCCAGAAGTTGGTGCTGACAGAGTAG